A single Cryptococcus neoformans var. grubii H99 chromosome 7, complete sequence DNA region contains:
- a CDS encoding class E vacuolar protein-sorting machinery protein HSE1, with product MFSTAASPYDDLVVKATDENLASEDWALNMDVCDKVSSDGQNGARQAVTALQKRLSHRNPNVQIYALELANSLAQNCGKDLLGELSSRNWTSALDRLINDRATSAPVKKKALSFVKSWAKQIEDTGDPNLGLMGEFYDQLRAKNHVFDEPEPTPESAEEARRRQEEEELQRVLELSKQDKGGRSTFTYQPSGSAGASSSSAAKHNTSPSISQSQVQPLAQGQAQSLAAPQVTGYASQPQMINSAQPLEPEPPKVDPNTATRVRAIYPFTGQEVGELDFERGDVIKVLDRGFKEWWRGACNGKIGIFPVTYVEALPEPTPEELRENAQEEARVFASLGLVDQLLQTLKGIDPARGDKLDDRPEIEEMYQASVALQGQINTLIKKYSDQKAELEHMNANFIRAMGQYEELRNGPPPQMQPFVYAPSPPQPQLQQQNSYSYQQYSQQPQQQPQPYVQAPYAQQAPPHLQPEQYAQQTPSPAAQSQVPYTAQQQPYPAQVQQDPAAASPPPNQPLYHHAGSTTSVNRIPSAQTAVQSQPQAGLSAEDQQGWDQYYQQHGQQAPPSSQHPSQPQSQPQPQQGSYYPAHAQAQGYQAAYATMPDGRAYASPPLPGTQQSQGVEGVTVGMDRMSVHAP from the exons ATGTTTTCGACAGCAGCAAGCCCTTACGATGACCTCGTAG TCAAAGCCACAGACGAGAACCTCGCATCGGAGGACTGGGCTCTCAATATGGACGTATGTGACAAGGTCTCCAGCGATGGCCAGAACGG AGCTCGACAGGCTGTCACCGCGTTACAGAAGCGACTGTCCCACCGGAACCCGAACGTCCAAATCTACGCTCTTGAA CTCGCCAACTCACTCGCTCAGAACTGCGGTAAAGACCTCCTCGGCGAGCTCTCCTCTCGCAACTGGACCAGCGCGCTTGACAGGCTTATCAATGACCGG GCCACATCGGCGCCggtaaagaagaaggctttgTCGTTTGTCAAGAGCTGGGCAAAGCAGATTGAGGATACGGGTGATCCCAATCTGGGCCTTATGGGGGAATTCTATGATCAGCTGAGAGCAAAGA ACCACGTTTTTGATGAGCCCGAGCCAACCCCCGAGAGTGCA GAGGAAGCTCGACGcagacaagaagaggaagaactCCAGCGGGTTCTGGAATTGTCCAAGCAAGACAAGGGCGGTCGGTCCACATTCACTTACCAACCCTCTGGTTCCGCCGGcgcttcatcatcttcggcaGCAAAGCACAATACCTCTCCTTCTATCTCTCAATCCCAAGTCCAACCTCTTGCTCAAGGTCAAGCTCAATCCTTGGCTGCGCCGCAAGTCACAGGCTACGCCTCCCAACCACAAATGATCAACTCCGCTCAACCTCTTGAACCGGAACCTCCAAAGGTAGATCCCAACACCGCCACCCGCGTACGCGCCATCTACCCGTTCACAGGTCAGGAAGTTGGTGAGCTCGATTTTGAGAGAGGTGATGTCATCAAGGTGTTGGATAGAGGGTTCAAggagtggtggaggggagCTTGTAATGGCAAGATTGGG ATATTCCCTGTGACGTATGTTGAGGCGCTTCCAGAGCCTACACCGGAAGAATTGCGAGAAAATgcgcaagaagaagctagAGTATTTGCTTCTCTCG GTCTCGTTGATCAGCTACTGCAGACCCTCAAGGGTATCGATCCCGCCCGCGGCGATAAACTCGATGACCGTCcagagattgaagagatgTACCAGGCGAGCGTGGCATTGCAAGGCCAGATTAATACTTTGATCAAAAAGTATTCCGACCAAAAAG CCGAGCTTGAGCATATGAATGCCAACTTCATCCGTGCAATGGGTCAGTatgaagagttgaggaatGGTCCGCCTCCACAAATGCAAC CTTTCGTATACGCGCCCTCGCCGCCGCAGCCCCAGCTCCAACAGCAAAACTCTTATTCTTATCAACAATACTCCCAACAGCCACAGCAGCAGCCGCAGCCTTATGTCCAAGCACCCTATGCCCAGCAAGCTCCACCCCACCTTCAACCGGAGCAATATGCCCAACAAACGCCATCTCCTGCTGCTCAATCCCAGGTGCCATATACTGCCCAACAGCAGCCCTACCCTGCCCAAGTCCAGCAGGACCCTGCTGCAGCTTCACCCCCTCCCAACCAGCCATTGTACCACCATGCTGGTAGTACGACTTCAGTTAACCGTATCCCTTCTGCCCAAACCGCTGTCCAATCCCAGCCACAAG CAGGTCTTAGTGCGGAGGATCAACAAGGGTGGGACCAGTATTACCAGCAGCACGGGCAGCAAGCCCCTCCGTCTTCTCAACACCCCTCCCAACCCCAGTCCCAGCCTCAGCCTCAGCAAGGATCGTATTATCCAGCCCATGCGCAAGCGCAAGGTTATCAAGCGGCGTATGCGACAATGCCCGATGGTAGAGCGTATGCGTCGCCGCCGCTTCCTGGTACGCAGCAAAGTCAAGGGGTGGAAGGTGTGACAGTCGGAATGGACAGGATGAGTGTACATGCgccttga
- a CDS encoding transcriptional activator HAP5: MNPSYFLPSGPSHYNSSSSSASASNSNSISPEPLHSAHYGQRQHPYQHSHPQQNHNHQHASVSERGQEEYPSVPLQTGPMIAPHQDLHSFLESFWTRQMDTVECETPDWKSYNLPLARIKKVMKSDEEVKMISAEAPIMFSKACEIFISELTCRAWLVAESHKRRTLQKSDVAAAIAYSDMFDFLIDIVPRDDGGAGGGGSGGGVGGSGTVTGAGSVVADEGMERDEDDLEGDEGEGEGEGYDGQEEEGDLYSEYVQGD; this comes from the exons ATGAACCCCTCCTACTTCCTCCCGTCCGGCCCGTCGCACTATaactcatcctcgtcctccgcctccgcctCAAACTCAAACAGCATCTCCCCAGAACCCCTTCACTCGGCCCATTACGGACAACGACAGCACCCATACCAACATTCACATCCACAGCAAAACCACAACCACCAACATGCTAGTGTGTCTGAACGCGGTCAAGAAGAATATCCGTCTGTACCTCTTCAAACGGGGCCTATGATCGCGCCGCATCAGGACTTGCATTCCTTTCTAGAATCATTCTGGACGAGACAGATGGACACCGTCGAATGCGAAACACCAGATTGGAAGAGTTATAATCTACCATTGGCGAGGATCaagaaggtgatgaagagcgaCGAGGAAGTTAAG ATGATTTCAGCGGAAG CGCCTATAATGTTTTCCAAAGCCTGTGAAA TATTCATATCCGAACTCACCTGCCGCGCATGGCTAGTTGCCGAATCCCACAAACGCCGTACCCTCCAAAAGTCAGATGTAGCAGCCGCCATTGCTTATTCTGACATGTTTGATTTTTTGATCGACATTGTACCCCGGGACGATGGTGGTGCTGGGGGTGGAGGGAGTGGCGGCGGTGTAGGAGGAAGCGGCACAGTGACGGGCGCAGGAAGTGTGGTAGCTGatgaagggatggaaagggatgaggatgatctggaaggtgatgagggggaaggggaaggagaaggatatgacgggcaggaagaggaaggtgatTTGTATAGCGAGTATGTACAGGGGGATTAG
- a CDS encoding class E vacuolar protein-sorting machinery protein HSE1, variant — MFSTAASPYDDLVVKATDENLASEDWALNMDVCDKVSSDGQNGARQAVTALQKRLSHRNPNVQIYALELANSLAQNCGKDLLGELSSRNWTSALDRLINDRATSAPVKKKALSFVKSWAKQIEDTGDPNLGLMGEFYDQLRAKNHVFDEPEPTPESAEEARRRQEEEELQRVLELSKQDKGGRSTFTYQPSGSAGASSSSAAKHNTSPSISQSQVQPLAQGQAQSLAAPQVTGYASQPQMINSAQPLEPEPPKVDPNTATRVRAIYPFTGQEVGELDFERGDVIKVLDRGFKEWWRGACNGKIGIFPVTYVEALPEPTPEELRENAQEEARVFASLGLVDQLLQTLKGIDPARGDKLDDRPEIEEMYQASVALQGQINTLIKKYSDQKAELEHMNANFIRAMGQYEELRNGPPPQMQPFVYAPSPPQPQLQQQNSYSYQQYSQQPQQQPQPYVQAPYAQQAPPHLQPEQYAQQTPSPAAQSQVPYTAQQQPYPAQVQQDPAAASPPPNQPLYHHAGSTTSVNRIPSAQTAVQSQPQGLSAEDQQGWDQYYQQHGQQAPPSSQHPSQPQSQPQPQQGSYYPAHAQAQGYQAAYATMPDGRAYASPPLPGTQQSQGVEGVTVGMDRMSVHAP, encoded by the exons ATGTTTTCGACAGCAGCAAGCCCTTACGATGACCTCGTAG TCAAAGCCACAGACGAGAACCTCGCATCGGAGGACTGGGCTCTCAATATGGACGTATGTGACAAGGTCTCCAGCGATGGCCAGAACGG AGCTCGACAGGCTGTCACCGCGTTACAGAAGCGACTGTCCCACCGGAACCCGAACGTCCAAATCTACGCTCTTGAA CTCGCCAACTCACTCGCTCAGAACTGCGGTAAAGACCTCCTCGGCGAGCTCTCCTCTCGCAACTGGACCAGCGCGCTTGACAGGCTTATCAATGACCGG GCCACATCGGCGCCggtaaagaagaaggctttgTCGTTTGTCAAGAGCTGGGCAAAGCAGATTGAGGATACGGGTGATCCCAATCTGGGCCTTATGGGGGAATTCTATGATCAGCTGAGAGCAAAGA ACCACGTTTTTGATGAGCCCGAGCCAACCCCCGAGAGTGCA GAGGAAGCTCGACGcagacaagaagaggaagaactCCAGCGGGTTCTGGAATTGTCCAAGCAAGACAAGGGCGGTCGGTCCACATTCACTTACCAACCCTCTGGTTCCGCCGGcgcttcatcatcttcggcaGCAAAGCACAATACCTCTCCTTCTATCTCTCAATCCCAAGTCCAACCTCTTGCTCAAGGTCAAGCTCAATCCTTGGCTGCGCCGCAAGTCACAGGCTACGCCTCCCAACCACAAATGATCAACTCCGCTCAACCTCTTGAACCGGAACCTCCAAAGGTAGATCCCAACACCGCCACCCGCGTACGCGCCATCTACCCGTTCACAGGTCAGGAAGTTGGTGAGCTCGATTTTGAGAGAGGTGATGTCATCAAGGTGTTGGATAGAGGGTTCAAggagtggtggaggggagCTTGTAATGGCAAGATTGGG ATATTCCCTGTGACGTATGTTGAGGCGCTTCCAGAGCCTACACCGGAAGAATTGCGAGAAAATgcgcaagaagaagctagAGTATTTGCTTCTCTCG GTCTCGTTGATCAGCTACTGCAGACCCTCAAGGGTATCGATCCCGCCCGCGGCGATAAACTCGATGACCGTCcagagattgaagagatgTACCAGGCGAGCGTGGCATTGCAAGGCCAGATTAATACTTTGATCAAAAAGTATTCCGACCAAAAAG CCGAGCTTGAGCATATGAATGCCAACTTCATCCGTGCAATGGGTCAGTatgaagagttgaggaatGGTCCGCCTCCACAAATGCAAC CTTTCGTATACGCGCCCTCGCCGCCGCAGCCCCAGCTCCAACAGCAAAACTCTTATTCTTATCAACAATACTCCCAACAGCCACAGCAGCAGCCGCAGCCTTATGTCCAAGCACCCTATGCCCAGCAAGCTCCACCCCACCTTCAACCGGAGCAATATGCCCAACAAACGCCATCTCCTGCTGCTCAATCCCAGGTGCCATATACTGCCCAACAGCAGCCCTACCCTGCCCAAGTCCAGCAGGACCCTGCTGCAGCTTCACCCCCTCCCAACCAGCCATTGTACCACCATGCTGGTAGTACGACTTCAGTTAACCGTATCCCTTCTGCCCAAACCGCTGTCCAATCCCAGCCACAAG GTCTTAGTGCGGAGGATCAACAAGGGTGGGACCAGTATTACCAGCAGCACGGGCAGCAAGCCCCTCCGTCTTCTCAACACCCCTCCCAACCCCAGTCCCAGCCTCAGCCTCAGCAAGGATCGTATTATCCAGCCCATGCGCAAGCGCAAGGTTATCAAGCGGCGTATGCGACAATGCCCGATGGTAGAGCGTATGCGTCGCCGCCGCTTCCTGGTACGCAGCAAAGTCAAGGGGTGGAAGGTGTGACAGTCGGAATGGACAGGATGAGTGTACATGCgccttga